Proteins encoded within one genomic window of Cellulomonas flavigena DSM 20109:
- a CDS encoding VOC family protein, translating to MDLLIHCTFLPTVDPEESLAFYRDVLGFEVRNDVGYGDMRWITVGPPAQPRTSIVLHPPAADPGITDDERRTIAALMAKGSYASVVLATPDVDAVFEQVQAGGAEVVQEPMDQPYGTRDCAFRDPAGNMVRINRLG from the coding sequence ATGGACCTTCTCATCCACTGCACGTTCCTTCCCACGGTCGACCCCGAGGAGTCGCTCGCGTTCTACCGTGACGTCCTCGGCTTCGAGGTGCGCAACGACGTCGGCTACGGCGACATGCGCTGGATCACCGTCGGACCGCCCGCGCAGCCCCGGACGTCGATCGTGCTGCACCCGCCCGCGGCGGACCCGGGCATCACCGACGACGAGCGCCGCACGATCGCCGCGCTCATGGCCAAGGGGTCGTACGCGTCCGTCGTGCTCGCGACGCCCGACGTCGACGCCGTGTTCGAGCAGGTGCAGGCCGGTGGTGCCGAGGTCGTCCAGGAGCCCATGGACCAGCCGTACGGCACGCGTGACTGCGCGTTCCGCGACCCCGCGGGCAACATGGTGCGCATCAACCGGCTCGGCTGA
- a CDS encoding helix-turn-helix transcriptional regulator: MTSDAHLAELRLLRTVRDRMDRDYAQPLDVEALARGVHMSAGHLSRRFRAAFGESPYSYLMTRRIERAMTLLRRGDLSVTEVCFAVGCSSLGTFSTRFSELVGIPPSEYRRVAAGDGAGIPGCVAKQVMRPLRNRSGSEKHVDPARS, encoded by the coding sequence ATGACGTCCGACGCCCACCTCGCCGAGCTGCGCCTGCTGCGCACCGTGCGCGACCGCATGGACCGCGACTACGCGCAGCCGCTCGACGTCGAGGCGCTGGCCAGGGGCGTGCACATGTCCGCGGGGCACCTGAGCCGGCGGTTCCGTGCGGCGTTCGGGGAGTCGCCGTACTCCTACCTCATGACGCGGCGCATCGAGCGGGCGATGACGCTGCTGCGGCGCGGGGACCTGTCGGTCACCGAGGTGTGCTTCGCGGTCGGCTGCTCGTCGCTCGGGACGTTCAGCACGCGGTTCTCCGAGCTCGTCGGCATCCCGCCGTCCGAGTACCGCCGGGTCGCCGCGGGCGACGGTGCGGGCATCCCGGGCTGCGTCGCCAAGCAGGTCATGCGGCCGTTGCGGAACCGGTCAGGATCCGAGAAGCACGTCGACCCCGCGCGCTCCTAG
- a CDS encoding glutamate synthase subunit beta, with protein MADPRGFLTIRHRELPADRPVAERLCDWDEVHAHRPGHDDDVALVRRQASRCMDCGIPFCHSGCPLGNEMPAWNDLAWRGEWAAASDRLHATNNFPEVTGRVCPAPCEAACVLGITDEPVTIRHVEVAIAEEAFDRGLLTPHVPERLTGHTVAVVGSGPAGLACAQQLTRAGHTVVVHERADRVGGLLRYGIPEFKLEKRVVDRRVEQMRAEGTRFRTGVDVGVDVTGAQLRARYDAVVLATGSTVPRDLAVPGRALRGVEQAMTYLPQGNRAAVGDDVPDQLLATGLDVVVVGGGDTGADCLGTALRQGARSVTQLEIMPSPPAERPADQPWPTYPRVLRTSSAHAEGGERVWATSSVRFLDDGDGAVAGVEVEEVRSVDGRFEPVPGTRRVLPAGLVLLALGFTGAEPGPLLDSLGVTRTARGAVGRHDDFSTDVPGVFVAGDAGRGQSLVVWAIAEGRAAAASVDAYLTGASALPSPVRASSAPLAVRSRV; from the coding sequence GTGGCCGACCCTCGTGGCTTCCTCACCATCCGTCACCGCGAGCTCCCGGCCGACCGGCCCGTCGCCGAGCGTCTGTGCGACTGGGACGAGGTGCACGCCCACCGGCCCGGCCACGACGACGACGTGGCGCTCGTGCGTCGCCAGGCGAGCCGCTGCATGGACTGCGGCATCCCCTTCTGCCACTCCGGCTGCCCGCTCGGCAACGAGATGCCCGCGTGGAACGACCTGGCGTGGCGCGGCGAGTGGGCCGCGGCGAGCGACCGCCTGCACGCGACGAACAACTTCCCCGAGGTCACCGGGCGTGTGTGCCCCGCACCGTGCGAGGCGGCGTGCGTGCTGGGGATCACCGACGAGCCGGTGACGATCCGGCACGTCGAGGTCGCGATCGCGGAGGAGGCGTTCGACCGTGGCTTGCTCACGCCGCACGTCCCGGAGCGGCTGACGGGCCACACGGTCGCGGTCGTCGGGTCGGGGCCTGCGGGCCTCGCCTGCGCGCAGCAGCTGACACGGGCCGGGCACACGGTGGTGGTGCACGAGCGCGCCGACCGCGTCGGCGGCCTGCTGCGCTACGGCATCCCGGAGTTCAAGCTCGAGAAGCGCGTGGTCGACCGCCGCGTGGAGCAGATGCGCGCCGAGGGCACGCGGTTCCGCACGGGCGTCGACGTGGGCGTCGACGTCACCGGCGCGCAGCTGCGGGCCCGCTACGACGCGGTCGTGCTGGCCACCGGGTCGACCGTGCCGCGGGACCTCGCCGTGCCCGGCCGTGCGCTGCGGGGCGTCGAGCAGGCGATGACGTACCTCCCGCAGGGCAACCGTGCGGCCGTGGGCGACGACGTGCCGGACCAGCTGCTGGCCACCGGTCTCGACGTGGTCGTCGTCGGCGGCGGCGACACCGGTGCCGACTGCCTGGGCACCGCGCTGCGGCAGGGAGCCCGCTCGGTGACGCAGCTCGAGATCATGCCGAGCCCGCCCGCGGAGCGTCCGGCGGACCAGCCGTGGCCCACGTACCCGCGGGTCCTGCGCACGTCGAGCGCGCACGCGGAGGGCGGTGAGCGTGTGTGGGCGACGAGCAGCGTGCGCTTCCTCGACGACGGTGACGGCGCGGTCGCCGGCGTGGAGGTCGAGGAGGTGCGGTCCGTCGACGGGCGGTTCGAGCCCGTGCCCGGCACGCGGCGCGTGCTGCCCGCCGGTCTGGTGCTGCTGGCGCTCGGCTTCACGGGTGCCGAGCCCGGCCCCTTGCTCGACTCCCTCGGTGTGACACGCACCGCGCGTGGTGCTGTCGGGCGGCACGACGACTTCTCCACCGACGTGCCGGGCGTGTTCGTCGCGGGCGACGCCGGCCGCGGGCAGTCGCTCGTGGTGTGGGCGATCGCCGAGGGGCGCGCCGCCGCGGCGAGCGTCGACGCCTACCTCACGGGTGCCTCCGCGCTGCCGTCGCCGGTGCGCGCGAGCTCGGCGCCGCTGGCGGTGCGTAGCCGGGTGTGA
- a CDS encoding glycerophosphodiester phosphodiesterase family protein, whose protein sequence is MTAAREVDDGSGRAPARARHPYFEDPTGVVALAHRGFALDGRENSLTAFGAAVDLGFRYVETDAHATSDHVAVALHDDTLDRTTDAEGLVSELPWAVVGRARIGGVDPVPRLEDVLGTWPDLRVNVDVKSEHAIVPVAEAIERTASHDRVCVTSFSAVRRRETIARLRHPVATSAATGEVVRFLAAHRARARGRLAARALRDVDALQVPVAQGRVRVVDAGTVATAHAAGRHVHVWTVNDPAEMHRLLDLGVDGLVTDRADLLREVLRARGTWA, encoded by the coding sequence GTGACGGCTGCGCGCGAGGTCGACGACGGCTCCGGCCGTGCACCAGCACGCGCGCGCCACCCCTACTTCGAGGACCCGACGGGTGTGGTCGCGCTCGCGCACCGCGGGTTCGCGCTCGACGGGCGCGAGAACTCGCTGACGGCCTTCGGGGCCGCCGTCGACCTGGGCTTCCGGTACGTCGAGACCGATGCGCACGCGACGTCCGACCACGTCGCGGTCGCCCTGCACGACGACACCCTCGACCGCACGACCGACGCCGAGGGCCTGGTCTCGGAGCTGCCGTGGGCAGTCGTCGGGCGCGCGCGCATCGGCGGCGTCGACCCCGTGCCGCGCCTCGAGGACGTGCTGGGGACGTGGCCGGACCTCCGCGTCAACGTCGACGTGAAGAGCGAGCACGCGATCGTCCCCGTGGCGGAGGCGATCGAGCGGACGGCGTCGCACGACCGGGTCTGCGTGACGTCGTTCTCCGCCGTGCGGCGGCGCGAGACGATCGCGCGCCTGCGCCACCCCGTGGCGACGTCCGCGGCGACGGGCGAAGTCGTCCGTTTCCTCGCGGCGCACCGCGCCCGTGCCCGCGGCCGCCTCGCCGCCCGCGCGCTGCGGGACGTCGACGCGCTGCAGGTACCGGTCGCGCAGGGCCGCGTGCGCGTCGTCGACGCGGGCACGGTCGCCACCGCCCACGCCGCCGGGCGCCACGTGCACGTGTGGACCGTCAACGACCCCGCCGAGATGCACCGTCTGCTCGACCTGGGCGTCGACGGGCTGGTCACCGACCGCGCGGACCTGCTGCGCGAGGTGCTGCGGGCGCGCGGGACGTGGGCCTGA
- the recC gene encoding exodeoxyribonuclease V subunit gamma: MTTAPLRDAGPRAGRLRVHTSERTDVLVDALADLLADVPPGTDPFAREVVAVPTRGVERWVAQRLSHRLGAGSAGEAGVCARIDMGSPTRLVRDAVAAATGTSRDDDPWEPERLVWHVLQAVDEAVAAGLPWAEPLARHVQDPPGARDDVRAGRRLRLAQRLAAGFAAYAAQRPSLVMEWAAGRDDDGAGDPLPTDVAWQAPLWRAVRAAVGTPSPAELLAEATRALRADPDLVDLPTRLSVLGPTRLPQAHVEVLTALAAHRDVHVWLPHPSRALWERTAATAGRADVGGPTVAPRRRDVPAPARHPLLASTARDTTELALRLTATGADVTHHPAPAPPPTVLGALQAALRADERPAARAVAAPGDRTVQVHACHGRGRQVEVLREAVLGLLADDPTLQPRDVVVLCPDVEAFAPLVAAAFGAPAEDEADRATVHPGRTLRVRVADRAPARTNPLLRVLVALLDLAGSRVTASGVVDLAGLPAVRRRFGFDDAAAERLRAWALESGVRWGEDQDRRARYGLGRVPQGTWRTGTDRLLLGVAMAEEDHRYVGSALPLDDVDSTDVDLAGRFAELVDRVTGLLDELDGARPASAWFDALERALVLLTAADPTDAWQEVGARAVLADARASAAGADVPLRLPDVVALLEPRLGGRPTRAGFRTGALTVCSLEPMRAVPHRVVCLLGLDDGAFPRAGAPDGDDVLARDPLVGERDRRAEDRQLFLDAVTAAGDHLVVVHSGADERTGAPRPPAVPVGELLDAVDEAVAFADGRTSRGALVVHHPLQTVDERNFAPGALGRPGPFSFDVVDRDAATVARGPRHPRPPLLTAPLPPLDDPVVDLDDLVAALEHPVRAFVRRRLGVLVPGEVDDLDDRLPLTLAPLDGWAAGDRLLAAVLDGVDLTRAAAAERRRGRVPPGNLGGAALADVATRVAAVAEAAAPVLGAPATTVDVTVPLPGDRTLTGTVPGVHGDVLVRAVYARLGAKHRLRAWVRLLALAADPDGPPVRGAATVGRGPGTRPTAATSWLTPPEPDDARRLLAELVTVRDRALCAPLPLPVAAAGTYAHRRHGNDDPAGALADAEQALRDRYEHTDEYHVLAWGDGFTLAAVAGEPTPADRAAWPDEPTLLGALARTVWDALLTREGRGPA; the protein is encoded by the coding sequence GTGACGACCGCGCCGCTCCGCGATGCCGGACCTCGTGCGGGGCGGCTCCGCGTGCACACGTCCGAGCGCACCGACGTGCTCGTCGACGCGCTCGCCGACCTGCTGGCGGACGTGCCCCCCGGCACGGACCCGTTCGCGCGCGAGGTCGTCGCGGTGCCGACGCGCGGCGTCGAGCGGTGGGTCGCGCAGCGGCTGTCGCACCGGCTGGGTGCGGGGTCGGCCGGCGAGGCGGGGGTGTGCGCGCGCATCGACATGGGCTCGCCGACGCGGCTGGTGCGCGACGCGGTCGCCGCGGCGACGGGGACGTCCCGCGACGACGACCCGTGGGAGCCCGAGCGCCTCGTGTGGCACGTGCTGCAGGCGGTCGACGAGGCCGTCGCCGCGGGCCTGCCGTGGGCGGAGCCGCTGGCCCGGCACGTGCAGGATCCCCCGGGTGCGCGCGACGACGTGCGGGCGGGGCGCCGGCTGCGGCTCGCGCAGCGCCTCGCGGCCGGGTTCGCGGCGTACGCGGCGCAGCGGCCGTCGCTCGTCATGGAGTGGGCCGCCGGGCGCGACGACGACGGCGCGGGCGACCCGCTGCCCACGGACGTCGCGTGGCAGGCACCGCTGTGGCGCGCCGTGCGGGCGGCCGTGGGCACACCGAGCCCGGCAGAGCTGCTGGCGGAGGCGACGCGCGCGCTGCGCGCCGACCCCGACCTCGTCGACCTGCCCACGCGGCTGTCGGTGCTGGGCCCGACGCGGCTGCCGCAGGCCCACGTCGAGGTGCTGACCGCCCTCGCGGCGCACCGCGACGTGCACGTGTGGCTCCCCCACCCGTCGCGCGCGCTGTGGGAGCGGACGGCGGCGACGGCCGGCCGCGCCGACGTCGGCGGTCCCACCGTCGCGCCGCGCCGCCGCGACGTCCCGGCACCCGCCCGGCACCCGCTGCTCGCCTCGACCGCGCGCGACACCACCGAGCTCGCGCTGCGCCTCACCGCGACGGGAGCGGACGTCACCCACCACCCCGCGCCCGCGCCGCCGCCGACCGTGCTCGGCGCGCTGCAGGCCGCCCTGCGCGCCGACGAGCGCCCCGCGGCACGTGCCGTCGCCGCGCCCGGCGACCGGACGGTGCAGGTGCACGCGTGCCACGGCCGTGGCCGGCAGGTCGAGGTGCTGCGCGAGGCCGTGCTCGGGCTGCTCGCGGACGACCCGACGCTGCAGCCGCGCGACGTCGTCGTGCTGTGCCCGGACGTCGAGGCGTTCGCGCCGCTGGTCGCCGCGGCGTTCGGGGCCCCGGCGGAGGACGAGGCCGACCGGGCCACCGTGCACCCGGGCCGCACGCTGCGCGTGCGCGTGGCCGACCGTGCGCCCGCGCGCACCAACCCGCTGCTGCGCGTGCTCGTCGCGCTGCTGGACCTCGCGGGCTCGCGCGTCACCGCGTCGGGGGTCGTCGACCTGGCGGGTCTGCCCGCGGTCCGGCGGCGCTTCGGGTTCGACGACGCGGCGGCCGAGCGGCTGCGCGCGTGGGCGCTGGAGTCCGGCGTGCGGTGGGGCGAGGACCAGGACCGGCGGGCCCGGTACGGGCTGGGCCGCGTCCCGCAGGGCACCTGGCGCACGGGCACCGACCGCCTGCTGCTGGGTGTCGCGATGGCCGAGGAGGACCACCGGTACGTGGGCTCCGCGCTGCCGCTGGACGACGTGGACAGCACGGACGTGGACCTCGCGGGCCGGTTCGCCGAGCTCGTCGACCGGGTGACCGGACTGCTCGACGAGCTCGACGGCGCCCGGCCCGCGAGCGCGTGGTTCGACGCCCTCGAGCGCGCGCTCGTGCTGCTGACGGCCGCGGACCCGACCGACGCGTGGCAGGAGGTCGGCGCGCGCGCGGTGCTGGCGGACGCGCGCGCGTCCGCCGCGGGCGCCGACGTGCCGCTGCGGCTGCCCGACGTGGTGGCGCTGCTCGAGCCGCGCCTGGGCGGCCGCCCGACGCGCGCAGGCTTCCGCACGGGCGCGCTCACGGTGTGCTCGCTGGAGCCGATGCGCGCGGTCCCCCACCGTGTGGTGTGCCTGCTGGGCCTGGACGACGGCGCGTTCCCGCGGGCGGGCGCCCCCGACGGTGACGACGTGCTCGCGCGCGACCCGCTGGTCGGCGAGCGTGACCGGCGTGCCGAGGACCGGCAGCTGTTCCTCGACGCGGTGACGGCCGCGGGCGACCACCTCGTCGTCGTGCACAGCGGCGCCGACGAGCGCACGGGTGCCCCCCGACCGCCGGCCGTACCGGTGGGCGAGCTGCTCGACGCGGTGGACGAGGCCGTGGCGTTCGCGGACGGCCGCACGTCGCGCGGGGCGCTCGTCGTGCACCACCCGCTGCAGACCGTCGACGAGCGCAACTTCGCCCCGGGCGCGCTGGGGCGGCCCGGGCCGTTCAGCTTCGACGTCGTCGACCGCGACGCGGCGACCGTCGCGCGCGGGCCACGGCACCCGCGCCCGCCGCTGCTCACCGCACCGCTCCCGCCGCTCGACGATCCGGTGGTGGACCTCGACGACCTGGTCGCGGCGCTCGAGCACCCCGTGCGGGCGTTCGTGCGCCGCCGCCTGGGCGTGCTCGTGCCGGGCGAGGTCGACGACCTCGACGACCGGCTGCCGCTGACCCTGGCACCGCTCGACGGGTGGGCGGCGGGCGACCGGCTGCTCGCCGCGGTGCTGGACGGCGTCGACCTGACGCGCGCGGCGGCCGCCGAGCGGCGACGCGGCAGGGTGCCGCCCGGCAACCTCGGGGGCGCGGCGCTGGCCGACGTCGCCACGCGCGTCGCGGCCGTCGCCGAGGCCGCGGCACCCGTGCTGGGCGCCCCGGCGACCACCGTGGACGTCACCGTGCCGCTGCCCGGTGACCGCACGCTGACCGGCACCGTGCCCGGGGTGCACGGTGACGTGCTCGTGCGGGCCGTGTACGCGCGGCTCGGCGCCAAGCACCGGCTGCGGGCGTGGGTGCGCCTGCTGGCGCTCGCCGCCGACCCCGACGGTCCCCCCGTGCGCGGTGCCGCCACGGTGGGCCGCGGCCCTGGGACGCGCCCGACGGCGGCCACGTCGTGGCTCACGCCCCCGGAGCCGGACGACGCGCGCCGGCTGCTGGCCGAGCTCGTAACGGTGCGGGACCGCGCGCTGTGCGCGCCCCTGCCGCTGCCCGTCGCCGCCGCCGGCACGTACGCCCACCGCAGGCACGGCAACGACGACCCGGCGGGTGCGCTCGCCGACGCGGAGCAGGCGCTGCGCGACCGCTACGAGCACACCGACGAGTACCACGTGCTGGCCTGGGGCGACGGGTTCACGCTGGCGGCCGTCGCGGGCGAGCCCACACCGGCGGACCGGGCCGCGTGGCCGGACGAGCCGACGCTGCTCGGTGCGCTCGCCCGGACCGTGTGGGACGCGCTGCTCACGCGCGAGGGGCGGGGGCCGGCATGA
- a CDS encoding UvrD-helicase domain-containing protein — protein sequence MTAVFEVCGPLPAGTTVLEASAGTGKTFTIAALAARYVAEGHALLPELLLVTFGRTATSELRDRVRARLVATERALRDPAARTSDDVLVRHLADVDDAELARRRDRLTVALSQVDAATITTTHGFCQQMLRALGTTTGGGVVEPGATLVPDVADLEAEVVDDLYLAAYAGADQPVLTVADAREVARAAVSDHAALLAPDDAPPGTAPDHRYRLARAVRHEVVRRRRAAHVVDYDDLLTLLRDALTDPATGAAAAERVRAPYRVVMVDEFQDTDQVQWQILRTAFHGHRTLVLIGDPKQAIYAFRGADVHTYLEARGVATTATLGRSWRTDAPVLDGLAHLMGGAALGDPRIVVHPVEAAHTERRLDGGPPVLVRRVTRRAVGAGSAAPKVDTVRSVVHRDVAARVVLTLTHSRLRDGDAWRPVLPGDVAVLARRNADALAVREALAAVGVPAVVSGLSSVFTTAAARDWLVLLSALAATGDTARVAAAALTPFVGWDATRLAGASDAQREDLADRMRTWSHVLAGQGVAALLQATAAAGLHERLAARVDGERVLTDVRHVGEVLHAAARDAGLGAAALTEWLRARIDEAAVDYAEERSRRLETDAAAVQVVTVHAAKGLEFPVVMVPFAWDRWVPRDPSVLRYHDDDGTRRLHVGGRGSPGYDEARARHQAEEAGEDLRLAYVALTRASSQVVLWWAPSTVSASGAVGRLVLGARDADGLPPDTVPVPRDDQAAAGFDALAAGSGGTVVHETVDAAPPVVRWEPVRGEPGPLEVARLGRGVDLTWRRTSYSGITAAAHDAGPAGPSVPDRPGVTDEPEDPGIQDETDGPAPTPPPHAGAGDEPDLAVLAATTPDPALVAALRAVRSPLADLPGGTAFGTLVHHVLENVDTAAADLRGELRARCAEAAGGGGGLGLDPDALADALLPSMHTPAGPLLGGRTLAQVPPHDRLAELDLELPLAGGDLDPAGRRPATLADVADLLDAHLDPDDPFAAYAGRLRWLHADPGTRPAALRGYLTGSIDAVLRVDVDGDTRYVVVDYKTNRLAPPDDPLTAWHYRPEAMRTAMLDAHYPLQLLLYAVGLHRFLRWRLPGYDPDRHLGGGVYLFVRGMCGPDTPVVDGSPCGVVSWRPPASLVVGVSALLDGQGVRA from the coding sequence ATGACCGCGGTCTTCGAGGTCTGCGGCCCGCTGCCCGCGGGCACCACCGTGCTGGAGGCCAGCGCGGGCACGGGCAAGACGTTCACGATCGCGGCGCTCGCGGCACGGTACGTCGCCGAGGGGCACGCGCTCCTGCCCGAGCTGCTGCTGGTGACGTTCGGCCGGACGGCGACCAGCGAGCTGCGGGACCGGGTGCGCGCGCGGCTCGTCGCGACCGAGCGCGCACTGCGCGACCCCGCGGCGCGGACCAGCGACGACGTGCTCGTGCGGCACCTGGCCGACGTCGACGACGCCGAGCTCGCGCGCCGCCGCGACCGGCTGACGGTCGCGCTGTCGCAGGTGGACGCGGCGACGATCACGACGACGCACGGGTTCTGCCAGCAGATGCTGCGCGCGCTCGGCACGACGACGGGCGGCGGCGTGGTCGAGCCGGGCGCGACCCTCGTGCCGGACGTGGCGGACCTGGAGGCCGAGGTCGTCGACGACCTGTACCTCGCGGCGTACGCGGGGGCGGACCAGCCCGTGCTCACGGTGGCCGACGCGCGCGAGGTCGCGCGTGCCGCCGTCAGCGACCACGCCGCGCTGCTCGCCCCCGACGACGCACCGCCGGGCACCGCACCCGACCACCGCTACCGCCTCGCGCGTGCGGTCCGGCACGAGGTCGTGCGGCGGCGCCGGGCCGCGCACGTCGTCGACTACGACGACCTGCTCACGCTGCTGCGTGACGCGCTCACCGACCCGGCCACGGGTGCGGCCGCCGCCGAGCGTGTCCGCGCCCCGTACCGCGTCGTGATGGTCGACGAGTTCCAGGACACCGACCAGGTGCAGTGGCAGATCCTGCGCACGGCGTTCCACGGGCACCGCACGCTCGTGCTCATCGGCGACCCCAAGCAGGCGATCTACGCGTTCCGCGGCGCCGACGTGCACACGTACCTCGAGGCGCGGGGCGTCGCCACCACCGCGACGCTGGGCCGCAGCTGGCGCACCGACGCGCCCGTCCTCGACGGTCTCGCGCACCTCATGGGCGGGGCCGCGCTGGGCGACCCGCGGATCGTCGTGCACCCCGTCGAGGCCGCGCACACCGAGCGGCGGCTGGACGGCGGACCGCCGGTGCTGGTGCGCCGCGTGACACGCCGGGCCGTCGGTGCCGGGAGCGCCGCACCGAAGGTCGACACCGTGCGGTCCGTCGTGCACCGCGACGTCGCGGCGCGGGTGGTGCTGACCCTGACGCACAGCCGGCTGCGGGACGGCGACGCGTGGCGGCCCGTGCTCCCGGGTGACGTCGCGGTGCTCGCGCGCCGCAACGCCGACGCGCTGGCCGTGCGGGAGGCGCTGGCGGCCGTGGGCGTGCCGGCCGTGGTCTCCGGGCTGTCGAGCGTGTTCACCACGGCGGCGGCGCGCGACTGGCTGGTGCTGCTCAGCGCGCTGGCCGCCACGGGTGACACGGCGCGGGTCGCGGCTGCGGCGCTGACACCGTTCGTCGGGTGGGACGCGACGCGGCTGGCGGGGGCGTCGGACGCGCAGCGTGAGGACCTCGCGGACCGGATGCGCACCTGGTCGCACGTGCTGGCCGGGCAGGGTGTCGCCGCGCTGCTGCAGGCCACGGCCGCAGCGGGCCTGCACGAGCGGCTCGCGGCGCGCGTCGACGGGGAGCGCGTGCTCACCGACGTGCGGCACGTCGGTGAGGTCCTGCACGCGGCCGCGCGGGACGCCGGCCTGGGCGCCGCGGCGCTGACGGAGTGGCTGCGCGCGCGCATCGACGAGGCCGCGGTCGACTACGCCGAGGAGCGCAGCCGCCGCCTGGAGACCGACGCCGCGGCGGTGCAGGTGGTGACGGTGCACGCGGCGAAGGGTCTGGAGTTCCCGGTCGTCATGGTGCCGTTCGCGTGGGACCGGTGGGTGCCGCGCGACCCGTCCGTGCTGCGCTACCACGACGACGACGGCACGCGCCGCCTGCACGTCGGCGGGCGCGGCAGCCCCGGGTACGACGAGGCGCGTGCCCGGCACCAGGCCGAGGAGGCGGGCGAGGACCTGCGCCTGGCGTACGTCGCGCTCACGCGGGCGAGCAGCCAGGTGGTGCTGTGGTGGGCGCCGAGCACCGTGTCGGCGTCGGGGGCGGTGGGCCGGCTCGTGCTGGGGGCGCGCGACGCGGACGGGCTGCCGCCGGACACCGTGCCGGTGCCGCGCGACGACCAGGCCGCGGCGGGGTTCGACGCGCTCGCCGCGGGCTCGGGCGGGACGGTGGTGCACGAGACCGTCGACGCGGCTCCCCCGGTGGTGCGCTGGGAGCCCGTGCGCGGCGAGCCGGGCCCGTTGGAGGTCGCGCGTCTGGGCCGCGGGGTGGACCTCACGTGGCGCCGCACGTCCTACTCGGGGATCACCGCCGCGGCGCACGACGCGGGACCGGCCGGCCCGTCGGTGCCCGACCGTCCCGGCGTGACCGACGAGCCCGAGGACCCGGGGATCCAGGACGAGACCGACGGGCCGGCGCCGACCCCGCCCCCGCACGCCGGGGCCGGTGACGAACCGGACCTCGCGGTGCTCGCGGCGACCACGCCCGACCCCGCGCTGGTCGCGGCGTTGCGCGCGGTGCGCTCGCCCCTGGCGGACCTGCCGGGCGGCACCGCGTTCGGCACGCTCGTGCACCACGTGCTGGAGAACGTCGACACCGCCGCGGCGGACCTGCGCGGCGAGCTGCGGGCGCGGTGCGCCGAGGCTGCGGGGGGCGGCGGCGGGCTGGGCCTCGACCCGGACGCGCTCGCCGACGCGCTGCTGCCGTCGATGCACACGCCCGCCGGGCCGCTGCTGGGCGGGCGGACGCTCGCGCAGGTGCCACCGCACGACCGGCTCGCCGAGCTCGACCTCGAGCTGCCGCTGGCCGGCGGCGACCTCGACCCCGCGGGCCGCCGTCCGGCGACGCTCGCGGACGTCGCGGACCTGCTCGACGCGCACCTCGATCCCGACGACCCGTTCGCGGCCTACGCCGGCCGGCTGCGGTGGCTCCACGCGGACCCCGGGACGCGACCCGCCGCGCTGCGCGGCTACCTCACGGGCAGCATCGACGCCGTGCTGCGCGTCGACGTCGACGGGGACACCCGGTACGTCGTCGTCGACTACAAGACCAACCGACTCGCCCCGCCGGACGACCCGCTCACGGCGTGGCACTACCGGCCCGAGGCGATGCGCACGGCCATGCTCGACGCCCACTACCCGCTGCAGCTGCTGCTGTACGCCGTGGGGCTGCACCGGTTCCTGCGGTGGCGGCTGCCGGGGTACGACCCGGACCGTCACCTCGGAGGCGGGGTGTACCTGTTCGTGCGCGGCATGTGCGGGCCGGACACGCCGGTGGTCGACGGCTCGCCGTGCGGTGTGGTGTCGTGGCGGCCGCCGGCCTCGCTGGTGGTGGGGGTGTCGGCGCTGCTCGACGGGCAGGGGGTGCGGGCGTGA